Within Topomyia yanbarensis strain Yona2022 chromosome 2, ASM3024719v1, whole genome shotgun sequence, the genomic segment ttcccaCGAGTGTTTggttgtcaaaatcagtgcacgAGCTCGTcaaagaaaactgacctacttgaccctaCTCTACTCTAGAATCAAAAGATTTAACAGATTGAGATAATGTAGAAAACATCTAAGATTAAACAAAATTAGTTCATTCAGAagatttagaaattttagaagtTTCAATATATTTAGAAGAAGAGCAGGgttaaaaaattgagaaaaaaaagaTGCCTAAGATTTAACAGATTTAGATGATTTAGGGAATATAGAGGATATTGAAGTataagaaaatttaaaagatttttagaaaaaagaaGACAGGCACTTTGATAATTTTGGAGGATTAAGAATACATTTAAATACAAatgatttagaagatttagagtTTTGAGAAGGTACAGAAGTTTTAGacgattcaatatttttataaacaggATTTCGATAATAAATGATATCTCATAATTTAAGAACTAGTTTCCTGCTAAAGTGCAATTACAACCAATTCTCGTTTCAACACCGTAATAACCCTCAGAATTAACCTTGCCCTGGAGCAGATTGTGTCACAATCACGCTACCACAATGTTGTGGTTTTCGTGGCTTCGCTCACCGATCATTCGTGCAACCGATGCCAAGTCCGCGATAAATTACCAGCAGCGTGGTAACGGTAAATAATTTAACCATCGAAATTAGATTGGCTGCTCAATCCGAACGACAATCATCGAATACGATCCGCAAATTCAAACCCTCTGACAATTAGAATAGTATTTGACTCATTTTCGACGCTCTACCATTTCAGCGCCAACTTGATGTCCTGAAGAGCTCTTCGGTTTGAAGCTTCATTCTTCAAAAGTTCCAAACAAAAGAAAGCGCATCTCAAGCGGTCTTATATTCGAACTCATCCCGACCAGGACTCAGTAATGCAATGCAATTTCCACGGCAGAGAACAGAACAGAagtgcagcaataaaaatgccAAATAACTTCCCGTAAATTGCATCAAGCTACTCGTCGGATGTCGCGAAAGCAGCACCGGTGGGAAACTTTACCGCGCTGTGCTGCTGGATTTTGCTGAGCACCGTAGCGCGGTAGTATCAAAAATACGACTTCTTTTGTGGTATGTATACTGACTGGTGTCTCACTATGCTGGAGAGTTACGGAAGAATAAAACTTGCAACAACAGAATTTGCATAAATAGTTTAAGCGAGATTTTTTCTCCAAGGTTTTATTTCTGAGTTTTTATTCGTAGATGTACTGCCCGGGGTTGAGTTGGGAAAGGGGATCGAAAATGTTTTGAGCTGGGAAAAGTTGCTTGTTTGATACTAGAAAAATAAGTTTGGACTATTTTACATGAGCGTCTTACGAAATTCTCTGTGGTTGATAATCACAATATATTGCCCTCCGGGATCTGCAAATAGCTGAAAGGGATATCAGCACTAGCAAGTAGTGTTactgaaaattataataatataatattcgcagAAAATTGCTATTAATAacttgaaattgtttaatttgtGGCATAGTTATTAgtaatatataaaatgcacaggGAAACATCATGATACTTCCAGTAATAAGTTTGTTCTTTAACGACGCCTTCCACTTTATATATTTGCTCTCGTTTTTAAGTAAATTAACCAATTAGCTCTTCTAATATACAACTAAATGAAATACTAAATCATAGCAAAGCTAGCAAGAATAGGACTTTTCACAAACATAAATCACAACTTTCGCATTTATCCATATTATCCTAAAACGAGCAAACCATTTATAAACATATCTGATTAGCAACCAGCATCGTCTCCCCTTCTCTCCATTTTTCCAGTCCCTAGCGTCACACCGCAAGTAGTTTAACATTTATAGTTTATTAAAATTAACTGGCATCGTCCGAGCCGGGATCGGTTCAGATATGGAAAACCGGCCGGGTAGATATGATGACCAGCTCCTATCGCTAACCCGAGGGAACAGACCCAGGATCTCGATTATCTAAGCACAGAAATCGAAATCTATAAACTTGCCACATACTAGGGTAATTTGCCAATTATTGCACGTTTAAGCATGTTGTCAGAGTATTTTCAACTTTTATCGTAGACTACAACGTTTTGGGCGAAGGATTCTTCTCTAGTACTCAATTGTTTAGCTCCTAAACATGGTTGCACTGTTTTATTATGATCGTGTTACAAATAAACCTAAAATAACGAGTTTAGTATTGCATATTATAAAACCAATTGTTGCACATCATCATAACCTTGCAATCCTATTATTGCACACTTGGTGTCTAATAGTTGCACAACCAATGCTGGTGTATCCAACTGTTGCACACATGTGCCTATCATTGCACAAATTATAATCTATCCAAATTTTTCTCGAAAATGATAGGGGTTTAAATGTTGTGATTGACTGTATTATCATAGTAAAATTACACTACAATAATTACAACGGTAACGTTTATTTCATATCACGAAAATAACATTTCAAGTTCTTTATCTCCTATTTTCATTCTCATCGGCAAACTTGGAGCGATTGCGAACTTTTTTTGGTGGCACAGCCTTCAATGTCCTTGGAAGTTTCCGAGACGGTTTCCCGGCTTCCTGTTTTAGTCGAAGATTCAATTCCtgttccatctttttttgttcCCTCATTTTCATACGCTCCTGTTTctctttttcttttatttccttTTTTGTTGCACGATCTTTCTTTTTGAGCTCTTTTTGAAGAGCTAGACGTTGCTTTTCGTTGTCTTTATCTTCCAACTCCTTTAAACGTTCCCGCGAAGTAAGAACAAAATGACGCTTACTTGTGTAGtttcgtttgacatttttacGTTTTGGCGTCGCAGGTATTTTGAAAAATGATGAAATGCTGTTTCTGCGTTCATCTTTCTCATTGTTTACAATTTCTTCGAGGACAACACGTTCATTCGTTTCCGGCTCACTAGAGTTGGACGAAGCTGCAGAAATCACAACCATATCATTCAAATGATTATCTTGTTCCGACGTAAATGCATTTAGATGGATTGGCTCAACATCGTAAGTGATCCCAGAAACTTCATATGTACTCTCATTATCTATAATTTCCACAGAAAGATCGTCAGTGGTAGGTGAGTATTCCAAAATTTCGTACATTTGGTTAACTGGCAGATTTTCAACTTGTTCGCCAACATAATCTGTAGAAGTTTGAGGGGCGCAACTAGCAGTGCAATTTGATGTCTCATCATTTCCAAATGTTGAATTTGTTACATCGATCGAACTCAAATTTTCATGATCATTACCCATTGTATCGTCATCCACGGCATAGTCCAAGAGAATTGATTTGTAGATGTAAAGAAGCGCTTTCTCggaattgtttgaaatttccGCTTCAGGCATATCTACCATTGATTTTATCTTAGTAGTACTGACCATCCTCAAGGCTTGTTTAATTTTGCTCAACTCAACGGGCACCGTCTCATTTTCCGTTGGAGGTCTTGTAATGGGAACGTGTGGTGAATAGTTACTTGTAGCAAGACATCGTGAATAGTCAACAGCATTAGCATCGTAGGGAAACAATCCACATTTGCGAAATCCGGCGCGCACGGTGGATTGTGAGACACCACGACTAATCGCTTCTTTTAGCACACCACCAAAATCTTCGATTGTAAACATTCTACCATCATTACGCATTTTCCATTCGTCAACACATTTGCTCCAACTATTTTTCAATGGTTTGAAAATTGCTACGTCCGCTGGTTGCATTATATGTGTGGCATTAGGGTACAGAGCAATAAGAA encodes:
- the LOC131681009 gene encoding uncharacterized protein LOC131681009 — protein: MGNGQENIALLLESTLSVPQPLKIRKRYTEYALQKSINAVKTKAMSLGQASQCFGVPKSTIKFRLGTKWTKKLRRGPQTVLSLQEETKIVQLVQEMERRGFPCTKHALISRVKAFLDKNPRQTPFKDNRPGNKWLKLLLGRHKQLSIRKPENVTMAGATVAEADIRGWFEKIKKYLGDNNLNDVFLDPRRILNGDETMFLLDPVTKSVVASKGNCNVYLVQQADSKKNVTVLFTFDADGYMFPPDAILPYKRLSKQLLVSFDPEWGIGKSDRGWMDSENFVAYIQNILHPSLVRRNVTFPVIYFVDGHSSHTGYDAAEICADLGIILIALYPNATHIMQPADVAIFKPLKNSWSKCVDEWKMRNDGRMFTIEDFGGVLKEAISRGVSQSTVRAGFRKCGLFPYDANAVDYSRCLATSNYSPHVPITRPPTENETVPVELSKIKQALRMVSTTKIKSMVDMPEAEISNNSEKALLYIYKSILLDYAVDDDTMGNDHENLSSIDVTNSTFGNDETSNCTASCAPQTSTDYVGEQVENLPVNQMYEILEYSPTTDDLSVEIIDNESTYEVSGITYDVEPIHLNAFTSEQDNHLNDMVVISAASSNSSEPETNERVVLEEIVNNEKDERRNSISSFFKIPATPKRKNVKRNYTSKRHFVLTSRERLKELEDKDNEKQRLALQKELKKKDRATKKEIKEKEKQERMKMREQKKMEQELNLRLKQEAGKPSRKLPRTLKAVPPKKVRNRSKFADENENRR